A segment of the Silvanigrella paludirubra genome:
CTATCTTTTGTTACTTTGATTCAAGTAACATAGCCATACCCATTCCCCCAGCAGCACAAACAGCAACTACAGCATATTTGCCACCTTTTCTTTTTAATATGCGTAAAGCATTTCCAATTAATCTTGCGCCTGTTGCGCCAAATGGATGCCCTATTGCAATTGCACCACCCTGAATATTAATTTTTGATGGCGGTATTGTTCCAAATAAAGAGGAATCTAGCTTTTCGCGGCAGAATGTTTCGTTATTCATAGAGTCTAAACAACTTAAAACTTGTCCTGCAAAAGCTTCATGAATTTCAAAAATGTCTATATCATCTTTTGTTAAATTATTTCTCTTTAAAATTTTAGGAATAGCATAAGCTGGGCCTATTAATAATTGATCATTTGGATCAACAGCTACCGTTACAGTATCAACAATATAACCAAGGTAAGGTAATTTTTTTTCTTTAACGTAACTTTCGCTTGCTAATAAAGCGACAGCAGCTCCATCTGTTAAGGGACTGGAATTTGCAGCAGTTATCGTTCCGTTACGTTTGTCAAAAACAGGCTTTAATTTTGCCATAGATTCAATAGAAGTATCAGCTCTAACCATATTATCTTTATCAACAAAAATATTTTTATCTTTTCCTGTCCAAACAGGAACAATTTCATCTTTTAAATATCCAGCTTCAATAGCTGATGCTGCATTAATATGGCTTTTATATGCTAATTCATCTTGTCTTGCACGAGAAACATTATTTTTAACTGTCATTATTTCTGCATGCTCGCCCATTGTTAATCCCGTAAATGGCTCTGCAAGAGCGGGAGGTTTAGGTAAAAACCATTTTGGATTTACGCTCCCAATAAGGGATAGTCTTTCTTTAAATGATCTTGCCCTAGACATTTTAGTTAAAAAGCGGCGTGCTTCATCTGAAAAAGGAATGGGAACATCGGATAAAACTTCAACTCCCCCAGCTAAAACAAGTTTATTTTTTCCAAGCAAAATTCTATCAGCAGCAATTTCTGCGGTTTGTAAGGATGAGTTGCAAGCTTTATTTAATGTAAAACCTGCAATTGTAGTTGGTAATCCTGAAAATAAAACAATTTCACGAGCTAGATTTGCATTTTTAGTTTGCGGAATAACGACACCCCAAATACATTCATCAATATCAGATGCCTGAACACCTGTTTTTGAGATAACTTCACTAGCTACTCTTAAACTTAATGAGAGTGCCGTTTCTTGTTCAAAAACTCCAAATGATTTTACAAATGGAGTTCTCACAGTACTTACAACGACAACTCTTTCTTTTTTAGAACTTGAACTTTTTTTAGTACTGCTCTCAGTGCTCTCATTATTTTCCATTCATTCACCTCATTCATGATTAAACCCAAGTCCTCTAATATTATGGTGATAACAGTATCAGAACTTTTCATAAGCCCCAAACTTTTTAAATTTAGAATTTTTTTCTATTCTTTATTGTTAAGTTAAATTATTTAAATAAACAGAATGATTTTAATTTGGTTTATATTTTGTTTTTTTTTAACTTCATTCATTTTTAAGAATTGATTTTATCACTATAAAGCTTTGAATTCGTCTTTAGTTAGCCCTTTTCAATCTTTAATCAAAGTGGTAAATCACCTATAGCTTTAACGTTTGTCATCGCAAATGCTAATAGCATAAATTAATTTAAACTTTATATTTAAGGAATCTATTATGGGTCGTCATAACACAATTGCGGGGCGAATGGCTTCTAGTGCAGCAGCAAAAGGACGTCTTTTTACAAAATTAGCCAGAGAAATCATGGTTTCTGCAAGAGCAGGAAGCGACTTGAATTCAAATGCCGCTTTAAGATCAGCGGTAAATAAAGCAAAAGATAATAGTATGCCCAAAGAAAATATCGAAAGAGCAATTAAAAAAGGCTCTGGCGAAATGACGGGTATGAGTTTTGAGGAAATTACTTACGAAGGCTATGGACCAAACGGCTCAGCGATTATGATAGAAGTTCTTACAGATAACCGGAATAGAACACACCCTGAATTACGCCGCATTTTTCAAAAAAATGGTGGCAATATGGGAGAAATGGGTGTCGTTGCTTGGATGTTCAAAAAGCGTGGTGTTTTTGTAATAGATTCCTCAAAAGTATCTGAAGATAAAATTATGGAAGTTGCTCTTGAATCAGGAGCTGAAGATATAATTACCGAAGATAATTTTACAACCGTATATACTGAAGTAGTAAACTTTGCTACTATCCGAGAAGCTTTAATAAATGCTGACATCCCCTTTGAAAAAGCGGGTCTTGAGTTAATTCCAGACAATCTCGTTTCCTTATCTGGAGATAATGCGAAACAAGCTTTAGAACTTGTAGATAAATTAGAAGAACACGATGATGTTCAAAACGTTTATCATAATTTTGATATTCAAGAATAATATTTTATTTTGTTTAAAGGAAATTTTATGTCTAAGTATTATTTTACAAATAAATATTTAACTTATAATGAAATGAATTCTGACATAGATAACCTTTGTAGTCAAATACCAAAAAATGTTGAGTTTGAAAAATTAGAAATTGCAAAAACTCTTGAAAATAGATCCATTATTGCTTTAAGAGTTTACCCAAGAGGAAAAAAAATAGATCAACCTACTATTTGGATCGATGCAAATATGCACTCCAATGAATTAATAGGTACAAATGCAGTCTTGGCTCATATAGAAAACTTAATTCATAAACTTATCTTTAATGAATCAAAGTTTTTTTCTGTAAACTATGTTTTTGTTCCTCGAATTTGTCCTGATGGAGCCGAACAATATTTTACAGAAGGAAAACGCAGTAGAAGTAATGCTCGTGATTCTAGAACTGAAATTGAAAAAGGATCTTATTGGAATCGCCAATGTTTAGTTGATAAAGAAATAAAAGATAATGGTTACGATCTTTTCAAAAACAAAAAAAGAATTGGATTAATGAGAAGAAAAACCAATTCTGGAATTTGGGTTTGTGATGAAAAATATCCAGAATTAATGAGAAGAAGAGAGCTAGGAGACAAAGAACCTTTTTACGATATTTTTCCAGAAGGAATGATAGAAAATTATGATGGATTAAATATACCATTTGCTCTAAATCTTGGTGATAATGAGATTGATTTAAATCGTAACTTCCCAGTTGAATGGGCTCCAAATTATACTGAAAATAAAAGTGGTAAAATTTCTTTATCCGAAATTGAAAGCAGAGCCATTGCCGATTTTTCTGCTAAAATACCTCAAATATATTTTTGGTTAAATTATCATTCTTTTGGAGGTGTTTTTATACGTCCGCTAGAATCTAAAGATGATAGTGAAATGAATATTTTAGATAGAAGTATTTACCAAACTCTTGATAAAAAACTAGAAGAAATTACAGGCTATCCTTCCGTAAGCGGTCATAAAGAATTTACTTATATTCCAGGAAAACCATTACAGGGTTGCCTCTCTTCCTACGCTTATCACTCTTTAGGAGCCTATTGTTACGTTTGTGAATTGTGGGATCTTCCACAAAGAATGGGAAGAAATGAAAGACCATTTATAAATAGATATGACTTTTGGTCAAAAAAAGAATGGCGAAGTGTTTACGAATATGATCGCGATGAAAATCAAGGAATTATGTTTGGAAATCCATGGAAAAAATACAACCATAAACAACTTGGAGAAGTTGAAATTTCTGAAATTCCTACTTTTTTTGGAATCAATAACCCACCACAAAAACTAATTCATGAAGTGATTCAAAACCAAGTTCCACTTTTATCTTTATTTGTTGATATTGCACCCTTGCCGAATGTTTCTGTTAACTTATCAAAGGAAAGTACAAGTAATTTAAAATACGCAGAATTAACTATTTCAAATGATGGATTTTTGCCTACTTTTGTCTCTGAAGCGAGAAGCCGATCACAAGGATCCAAAAAAATTATAATTGAAATACTTGATATTAAAAACGCCACTCTTATAGGAAATTCTATATACCAATTAGATCCTCTTGCTGGATATTCTCCTGTTATTAATGGATGGATAAATTCTGTAGATATCGGAACAAATTCATATTCTACAAAAACAATTAAAATTCCTTTTCTAACTCAAAATGAAAAAAGTAAATTCAGTGCTGTATTTAAAGTTAGTTTTTCTCATTTAGGTGAATATTATGCAAAATTTATTAATGAATAACTTCTTTTATTTTTATTAATAACTGCTTTAATAAAAAAGGCTTTTCAATTAACATTGAGCCATCTCTAGAAAATTCGTTTCTTATAAGAAGATCATCGGCGTGTCCTGTCAAAAATATTATTTTTATTTCAGGAAATAATTGAACGATAGAATCTGCTAATTTTTTTCCACTAAACAATGGCATTATTATATCAGTAATGACTAATTTAATTTCATTCCCTTTGCTTTTTATTATTTCAATTGCATCATATCCATTTTTAGCTAAATAAACATCATAACCATATATTTTTAAACTATTTGAAATAG
Coding sequences within it:
- a CDS encoding M14 family metallopeptidase, producing the protein MSKYYFTNKYLTYNEMNSDIDNLCSQIPKNVEFEKLEIAKTLENRSIIALRVYPRGKKIDQPTIWIDANMHSNELIGTNAVLAHIENLIHKLIFNESKFFSVNYVFVPRICPDGAEQYFTEGKRSRSNARDSRTEIEKGSYWNRQCLVDKEIKDNGYDLFKNKKRIGLMRRKTNSGIWVCDEKYPELMRRRELGDKEPFYDIFPEGMIENYDGLNIPFALNLGDNEIDLNRNFPVEWAPNYTENKSGKISLSEIESRAIADFSAKIPQIYFWLNYHSFGGVFIRPLESKDDSEMNILDRSIYQTLDKKLEEITGYPSVSGHKEFTYIPGKPLQGCLSSYAYHSLGAYCYVCELWDLPQRMGRNERPFINRYDFWSKKEWRSVYEYDRDENQGIMFGNPWKKYNHKQLGEVEISEIPTFFGINNPPQKLIHEVIQNQVPLLSLFVDIAPLPNVSVNLSKESTSNLKYAELTISNDGFLPTFVSEARSRSQGSKKIIIEILDIKNATLIGNSIYQLDPLAGYSPVINGWINSVDIGTNSYSTKTIKIPFLTQNEKSKFSAVFKVSFSHLGEYYAKFINE
- a CDS encoding thiolase family protein, producing MENNESTESSTKKSSSSKKERVVVVSTVRTPFVKSFGVFEQETALSLSLRVASEVISKTGVQASDIDECIWGVVIPQTKNANLAREIVLFSGLPTTIAGFTLNKACNSSLQTAEIAADRILLGKNKLVLAGGVEVLSDVPIPFSDEARRFLTKMSRARSFKERLSLIGSVNPKWFLPKPPALAEPFTGLTMGEHAEIMTVKNNVSRARQDELAYKSHINAASAIEAGYLKDEIVPVWTGKDKNIFVDKDNMVRADTSIESMAKLKPVFDKRNGTITAANSSPLTDGAAVALLASESYVKEKKLPYLGYIVDTVTVAVDPNDQLLIGPAYAIPKILKRNNLTKDDIDIFEIHEAFAGQVLSCLDSMNNETFCREKLDSSLFGTIPPSKINIQGGAIAIGHPFGATGARLIGNALRILKRKGGKYAVVAVCAAGGMGMAMLLESK
- a CDS encoding YebC/PmpR family DNA-binding transcriptional regulator codes for the protein MGRHNTIAGRMASSAAAKGRLFTKLAREIMVSARAGSDLNSNAALRSAVNKAKDNSMPKENIERAIKKGSGEMTGMSFEEITYEGYGPNGSAIMIEVLTDNRNRTHPELRRIFQKNGGNMGEMGVVAWMFKKRGVFVIDSSKVSEDKIMEVALESGAEDIITEDNFTTVYTEVVNFATIREALINADIPFEKAGLELIPDNLVSLSGDNAKQALELVDKLEEHDDVQNVYHNFDIQE